Proteins co-encoded in one Ananas comosus cultivar F153 linkage group 15, ASM154086v1, whole genome shotgun sequence genomic window:
- the LOC109721675 gene encoding glutamine synthetase nodule isozyme-like, with protein sequence MALLNDLLNLNLSDYTDKIIAEYIWVGGSGMDIRSKARTLSGPVTDPSELPKWNYDGSSTGQAPGKDSEVILYPQAIFKDPFRRGNNILVMCDCYTPQGDPIPTNKRNNAAKIFSHPNVTAEEPWYGLEQEYTLLQKDVKWPLGWPVGGFPGPQGPYYCAAGADKAFGRDIVDAHYKACLYAGINISGINGEVMPGQWEFQVGPSVGIAASDQLWVARYILERITEIAGVVLSFDPKPIQGDWNGAGAHTNYSTKSMRSDGGYEVIKAAIEKLGKRHKEHIAAYGEGNERRLTGRHETADINTFKWGVANRGASIRVGRDTEKSGKGYFEDRRPASNMDPYVVTSMIAETTILWKPT encoded by the exons ATGGCTTTGCTCAATGATCTCCTCAACCTCAACTTATCCGATTACACGGATAAGATCATTGCTGAGTACATATG GGTGGGAGGATCTGGAATGGACATAAGGAGCAAAGCAAGA ACGCTCTCCGGACCCGTCACGGATCCGAGCGAGCTCCCGAAGTGGAACTACGACGGCTCGAGCACCGGCCAGGCGCCGGGCAAGGACAGCGAAGTGATCCTTTA CCCTCAAGCCATTTTCAAGGACCCATTCAGGAGGGGAAATAATATTCTT GTAATGTGTGATTGCTACACCCCACAAGGAGATCCAATCCCTACCAACAAAAGAAACAATGCAGCAAAAATATTTAGCCACCCCAATGTCACGGCCGAAGAACCTtg gTATGGGCTTGAGCAAGAGTACACCCTGCTTCAGAAAGATGTGAAGTGGCCTCTTGGCTGGCCTGTTGGAGGCTTCCCTGGCCCTcaa GGCCCGTATTACTGCGCGGCAGGCGCCGACAAAGCTTTCGGGCGCGACATCGTCGACGCGCACTACAAGGCCTGCCTTTATGCAGGAATCAACATCAGTGGCATCAATGGAGAAGTCATGCCAGGCCAA TGGGAGTTCCAAGTCGGTCCGTCTGTCGGAATTGCTGCCAGTGATCAGCTCTGGGTCGCGCGGTACATCCTCGAg AGGATCACTGAGATTGCTGGTGTTGTTCTCTCCTTCGATCCGAAGCCGATTCag GGAGATTGGAATGGTGCAGGTGCTCACACTAACTACAG CACTAAATCCATGAGGAGTGATGGAGGGTATGAGGTGATTAAGGCCGCGATCGAGAAGCTCGGGAAGAGGCACAAGGAGCACATCGCCGCCTACGGAGAAGGCAACGAGCGCCGCCTCACCGGCCGCCACGAGACCGCCGACATAAACACCTTCAAATGG GGAGTCGCGAATCGCGGAGCATCCATTCGCGTCGGTCGCGACACCGAGAAGAGTGGCAAAG GTTACTTTGAGGACCGAAGGCCGGCTTCGAACATGGATCCCTACGTGGTGACTTCGATGATCGCCGAGACTACGATCCTCTGGAAACCAACCTAA